A window of Halomonas sp. GFAJ-1 contains these coding sequences:
- a CDS encoding ATP-dependent RNA helicase RhlB: MSESEQTTASAQNRKPKRRRRKPRRRQSNWDLRQFQVPAVAGKWRFHDFDLPLPLMRAIHAQGFEYCTPIQAEALRQTLLGGDIVGKAQTGTGKTAAFLISVMAYFLEEPTPDGQKPGAPRALIIAPTRELALQIEKDAKALARFTQLNVASVVGGMDYQKQRESLGSKIDILVATPGRLLDFHQKRDIDLSEVEVLVLDEADRMLSMGFIPDVKRIIRYTPKKEERQTFLFSATFTDDILSLASQWTLDPAHVEIEVTVENQADIDQRVYLVSDDDKERLLVNLLEQESFERVMVFGNRRDLVRKLDSLLKKAGVSVAMLSGDVPQNQRIKTLESFREGEIQVLVATDVAGRGIHIEDVSHVINYTLPEDPEDYVHRIGRTGRAGAKGVSISFVGEEDAFSLPEIERYINGKLPCEHPPEGML, from the coding sequence ATGAGCGAGTCGGAACAGACCACAGCATCGGCCCAGAACCGCAAGCCTAAACGCCGCCGTCGGAAACCGCGTCGTCGTCAGTCGAACTGGGATCTTCGTCAGTTTCAGGTGCCCGCCGTGGCCGGCAAGTGGCGCTTCCATGACTTTGATCTGCCGCTGCCGTTAATGCGCGCTATTCATGCTCAAGGGTTTGAATACTGCACGCCCATTCAAGCGGAAGCCCTTCGCCAAACGCTGCTGGGCGGCGATATTGTTGGCAAGGCGCAAACCGGAACGGGTAAGACTGCTGCGTTTTTAATTTCAGTAATGGCCTACTTTTTGGAAGAGCCAACACCGGATGGGCAGAAACCAGGTGCGCCCCGCGCGCTGATCATTGCGCCCACCCGTGAATTGGCGCTGCAAATCGAAAAAGATGCCAAAGCCCTAGCTCGGTTTACCCAGCTAAATGTCGCCAGCGTTGTGGGCGGTATGGACTACCAAAAGCAGCGTGAAAGTCTAGGCAGCAAGATCGATATCTTGGTTGCCACGCCTGGCCGCCTGCTAGATTTTCATCAGAAACGCGATATCGATCTTTCAGAAGTGGAAGTGCTGGTGTTGGATGAAGCGGATCGCATGCTTTCCATGGGCTTTATTCCCGATGTGAAACGGATCATTCGCTATACGCCTAAAAAAGAGGAGCGCCAAACCTTCCTCTTCTCGGCGACCTTCACCGACGATATTCTGAGCTTGGCTAGCCAGTGGACGCTCGATCCTGCCCACGTAGAGATTGAAGTGACCGTTGAGAACCAAGCGGACATCGACCAGCGCGTCTACTTGGTGTCTGATGATGATAAAGAGCGCCTGCTGGTGAATTTGCTTGAGCAAGAGAGCTTCGAGCGAGTCATGGTGTTTGGTAATCGCCGTGATCTCGTGCGTAAGCTGGATAGTCTTCTCAAGAAAGCGGGCGTTAGCGTTGCCATGCTGTCGGGAGATGTACCGCAGAACCAGCGTATCAAAACCCTTGAAAGCTTCCGCGAGGGAGAGATTCAAGTGCTGGTGGCCACTGACGTAGCCGGGCGCGGCATTCATATTGAAGACGTCAGCCATGTGATCAACTACACCTTGCCGGAAGACCCGGAAGACTACGTTCATCGTATTGGCCGTACTGGCCGTGCCGGAGCAAAAGGCGTTTCGATTAGCTTTGTAGGTGAAGAGGATGCGTTCTCCTTGCCTGAGATCGAACGCTATATCAATGGCAAGCTTCCCTGCGAGCACCCGCCGGAAGGCATGCTGTAA
- a CDS encoding RNA polymerase sigma factor RpoE: MGTRETDQQLVERAQKGDTRAFDLLVKKYQHKIIGLIGRYVHDHSEVQDVAQEAFIKAYRALGKFRAESAFYTWMYRIAINTAKNHLVSRGRRPPGSDLDIVDAEIVDQSGRLADAESPEAAISRDQLEAAVYEAIEKLPEDLRTAITLRELDGLAYEDIAQIMQCPVGTVRSRIFRAREAVDEHIRPLVTTARNSREE, from the coding sequence ATGGGCACCCGTGAAACAGACCAACAGCTTGTTGAGCGTGCCCAAAAAGGTGATACCCGCGCTTTTGATCTACTGGTGAAAAAATACCAGCACAAGATTATTGGTTTGATTGGACGTTATGTGCACGATCACTCAGAGGTGCAGGACGTCGCTCAAGAAGCGTTTATTAAAGCGTATCGGGCGCTTGGCAAGTTTCGTGCAGAAAGTGCGTTTTATACGTGGATGTACCGGATAGCGATAAATACAGCGAAAAATCACCTGGTCTCCCGGGGGCGGCGGCCGCCAGGGAGTGACTTGGATATTGTCGATGCCGAAATTGTCGATCAAAGCGGCCGCTTGGCAGATGCCGAGTCCCCTGAGGCGGCCATCTCGCGTGACCAGCTTGAGGCGGCTGTTTATGAAGCTATCGAGAAACTGCCGGAAGATTTGCGCACTGCTATCACGTTACGAGAGTTAGACGGTCTTGCCTACGAGGATATTGCTCAGATAATGCAGTGCCCGGTAGGTACTGTGCGTTCGCGTATTTTTCGCGCGCGTGAAGCGGTTGATGAGCATATTCGTCCGCTGGTCACTACGGCGCGTAACAGTCGCGAGGAGTAA
- a CDS encoding exodeoxyribonuclease III has translation MRLVSFNINGIRARLHQLQALIDTQQPDVIGLQETKVQDSEFPLADVEAMGYHVFYYGQKGHYGVALLCRQTPEAVFYGFPDDEEDAQRRMIGVRLLADDGQPVTVWNGYFPQGENIAHPTKFPHKERFYQQLSRLLNNQHSPDERLAIMGDFNISPEDQDIGIGEASRKRWLREGKASFQPVEREWLEGIKAWGLSDSYRLCYPENDAWFSWFDYRSKGFDREPKRGLRIDYILVTQPLAECVTSAGIDYQLRGMERPSDHAPIWSDFSLHLAQH, from the coding sequence ATGCGTTTGGTCTCGTTCAACATCAATGGTATCCGGGCACGCTTGCATCAGCTTCAAGCGCTGATTGATACTCAGCAGCCTGATGTTATTGGCCTGCAGGAAACCAAAGTGCAGGACAGTGAGTTCCCTCTGGCCGACGTAGAAGCCATGGGGTATCACGTGTTCTATTATGGGCAGAAAGGCCATTACGGAGTTGCCTTACTATGCCGCCAAACGCCTGAGGCGGTTTTTTATGGCTTTCCCGATGACGAAGAGGATGCCCAGCGGCGCATGATTGGCGTGCGGCTGCTGGCCGACGATGGCCAGCCGGTGACCGTATGGAACGGCTATTTCCCCCAGGGCGAAAATATTGCTCACCCTACCAAATTCCCCCATAAAGAGCGCTTTTATCAGCAGCTGTCCCGATTGCTTAACAATCAACACAGCCCTGACGAGCGCCTTGCCATCATGGGTGATTTTAATATTTCCCCTGAAGATCAAGACATAGGCATTGGCGAAGCTAGTCGCAAACGCTGGTTACGTGAAGGCAAAGCCAGCTTTCAGCCCGTAGAGCGCGAATGGCTTGAGGGTATTAAAGCCTGGGGGTTAAGCGATAGCTACCGGCTTTGCTACCCAGAGAATGATGCTTGGTTTAGCTGGTTTGACTACCGCTCAAAAGGCTTTGACCGGGAGCCAAAGCGCGGCCTGCGCATTGACTATATTTTAGTGACACAACCCCTTGCGGAGTGTGTGACCAGCGCCGGTATCGATTATCAGCTACGCGGCATGGAGCGCCCTTCTGATCATGCGCCGATCTGGAGCGATTTTTCACTTCACCTTGCTCAACATTAG
- a CDS encoding anti-sigma factor — MSQNTRESLSALMDGESDELELRRVLKSLPDDSDAAETWRRYHLARSMMQRERDVDVSVDLSAGIMARLRDEPAPLLDDEQKGTPAKANGVSFARGAGVAAAVSLMVITGVQFFGSNGSTSGQGTGDLAATPAVGAQVQPVSLTSMQPATMSQSDMPMFEPTPFRINGQGGSGLMNVSEAGFSAPSMPQNVMSQQGTSIDIDQIRLLQSYLEQHAQGAASGNADSWMPLMRSSSVTEPLGQR; from the coding sequence ATGAGTCAAAACACACGGGAATCGCTTTCGGCGTTAATGGATGGCGAAAGTGATGAGCTTGAGCTACGCCGAGTGTTGAAGTCGCTGCCTGATGACAGTGATGCGGCAGAGACATGGCGACGTTACCATTTAGCGCGCAGCATGATGCAGCGTGAGCGCGACGTGGACGTGAGTGTTGATCTCTCCGCAGGTATTATGGCGCGATTGCGTGACGAGCCAGCGCCATTGCTAGACGATGAGCAGAAGGGCACCCCAGCCAAAGCCAATGGTGTTTCATTTGCACGTGGAGCCGGTGTTGCCGCAGCTGTATCGTTAATGGTAATTACAGGCGTACAGTTTTTCGGCAGTAATGGCAGCACCTCTGGGCAAGGTACTGGCGACTTAGCAGCGACACCTGCTGTGGGCGCACAAGTACAGCCGGTTAGCCTAACATCCATGCAGCCCGCTACTATGTCTCAATCCGACATGCCAATGTTTGAACCCACACCGTTTCGTATTAACGGTCAGGGTGGGAGCGGGTTAATGAATGTCAGCGAGGCTGGCTTCTCTGCACCCTCCATGCCACAAAATGTGATGTCGCAGCAGGGCACGTCGATTGATATTGATCAAATTCGTTTGCTTCAGTCATACCTAGAGCAGCATGCTCAAGGTGCTGCTAGCGGCAATGCAGATAGCTGGATGCCTTTGATGCGCTCCTCATCTGTTACAGAGCCCCTTGGCCAGCGCTAA
- a CDS encoding nucleoside transporter has protein sequence MSASAFTKKGIPVKKVFALSLCVLSANFFLVPAEASSHDASAASSVCASTVSQGTPESVEQWLVYSRYASHCYLFQARAVSIDALGVRTLALSHRIHEGVRQQVVQHLDGPSVSVERRSHVGRLAWFDASESDSPSTLEAWATHIADNYAITLENDARVAGRSAVQLNFLPHDDERYHHGWWVDQETGLLLKSVLSDSQGRVLETFQMTQLQSPEPYSGSISGDNAYAMPDPGWQVTWLPEGFVAQPIEGGARETEHRFFSDGLASLSIFAVPVTQTALEPGIHTLGVSTVAVEFATIGEQRWQLIGIGELPPALLLRIVQSVEFE, from the coding sequence ATGTCGGCATCTGCTTTTACCAAAAAAGGTATCCCTGTGAAAAAAGTGTTTGCGCTTAGTTTATGTGTGTTAAGTGCAAACTTTTTTTTAGTTCCAGCAGAAGCAAGCAGTCATGATGCGTCAGCTGCTTCTAGCGTTTGTGCTTCAACAGTCTCTCAAGGCACTCCTGAAAGTGTCGAGCAGTGGCTTGTGTACAGCAGGTACGCAAGCCACTGTTATTTATTTCAAGCAAGAGCCGTTTCTATAGATGCGCTGGGAGTGCGCACGCTAGCGCTATCCCACCGGATTCATGAAGGCGTTCGTCAGCAAGTGGTTCAACACCTTGATGGCCCCTCTGTTAGCGTTGAGCGCCGCTCACATGTTGGGCGGCTGGCATGGTTTGATGCCAGTGAGAGTGATTCACCGTCTACGCTTGAAGCCTGGGCCACACATATTGCAGATAACTACGCTATTACGCTTGAAAACGACGCCAGGGTAGCTGGGCGCTCAGCTGTTCAGCTAAACTTTTTGCCCCACGATGACGAGCGCTATCATCATGGGTGGTGGGTGGATCAAGAGACGGGTCTGTTATTAAAATCTGTATTAAGTGATTCTCAGGGCAGAGTACTTGAAACCTTTCAGATGACTCAGCTCCAATCCCCTGAACCCTACAGTGGTTCGATTAGTGGTGACAATGCCTACGCAATGCCTGATCCAGGCTGGCAGGTTACTTGGTTGCCCGAAGGGTTTGTGGCACAACCTATCGAAGGTGGTGCCAGGGAAACTGAGCATCGTTTTTTTAGTGACGGCTTAGCCTCTTTAAGTATATTTGCAGTCCCGGTAACGCAAACAGCGCTTGAACCGGGTATCCACACCCTTGGCGTGTCTACTGTGGCTGTTGAGTTTGCCACGATAGGCGAGCAGCGCTGGCAGTTGATAGGCATTGGCGAACTGCCGCCAGCACTGCTGCTTCGAATTGTACAATCTGTTGAGTTTGAATGA
- a CDS encoding 3-deoxy-7-phosphoheptulonate synthase, whose translation MSDQQVSNLNVLAQDVLTTPEALKDAIPLTETAERSVIEGRTTIQNILDGKDPRLLVVVGPCSIHDVDAALDYARRLRKLADQVSDSLYIVMRVYFEKPRTTVGWKGLINDPHLNDSFEIDEGLHIARKLLVDLAEMGLPLATEALDPISPQYLQDCISWSAVGARTTESQTHREMASGLSCPVGFKNGTDGSLDVAINALESVAHPHNFLGINQSGQVAIIRTRGNAYGHVVLRGGNGKPNYDSVSVALAEKELKKANLSANIMIDCSHANSNKDAALQPLVLENVTNQILEGNTSIIGLMVESNIGWGNQKVPADLSDLQYGVSITDACIDWDTTVETFTRMNEKLAPALAKRIA comes from the coding sequence ATGTCTGATCAGCAGGTTAGTAACCTTAACGTCCTTGCCCAGGACGTTCTTACCACCCCCGAAGCACTAAAAGACGCCATCCCTCTGACCGAAACCGCCGAGCGTTCGGTAATTGAAGGGCGCACTACCATCCAGAATATTTTAGACGGTAAAGACCCCCGTCTACTTGTCGTCGTAGGGCCATGCTCTATTCACGATGTTGACGCCGCGCTGGATTACGCCCGCCGTTTACGCAAGCTGGCCGACCAAGTAAGCGATAGCCTGTACATTGTGATGCGCGTCTATTTTGAAAAGCCTCGCACCACGGTTGGCTGGAAAGGCTTAATCAATGACCCGCATCTAAATGACTCATTTGAAATTGATGAAGGCTTACATATTGCGCGCAAGCTGCTGGTGGATTTAGCCGAAATGGGCTTACCACTAGCAACTGAAGCGCTCGACCCCATTTCGCCCCAGTACCTGCAAGACTGCATCAGCTGGTCAGCCGTCGGCGCACGCACCACTGAGTCGCAAACCCACCGTGAAATGGCCTCCGGCCTCTCCTGCCCCGTAGGTTTCAAAAATGGCACCGACGGCAGCCTGGACGTTGCGATTAATGCGTTAGAGTCCGTCGCTCACCCACACAATTTCCTGGGTATTAACCAGTCGGGCCAAGTCGCTATTATCCGCACCCGTGGCAACGCCTACGGCCATGTCGTGCTGCGTGGCGGCAACGGCAAGCCTAATTACGATAGCGTTAGCGTGGCACTGGCCGAAAAAGAGCTTAAAAAAGCTAACCTTTCCGCCAACATCATGATCGACTGCTCCCACGCGAACTCAAACAAAGATGCCGCACTGCAGCCGCTGGTACTGGAAAACGTGACCAATCAGATTTTAGAAGGTAACACCTCTATTATCGGCCTGATGGTTGAATCCAATATTGGTTGGGGCAATCAAAAAGTGCCTGCAGATTTAAGCGATCTTCAATACGGTGTTTCTATCACCGACGCCTGCATCGATTGGGATACAACGGTTGAAACCTTTACGCGCATGAACGAGAAACTGGCGCCAGCGCTTGCTAAGCGCATCGCTTAA